The following are from one region of the Corylus avellana chromosome ca1, CavTom2PMs-1.0 genome:
- the LOC132187043 gene encoding protein DMR6-LIKE OXYGENASE 2-like, whose product MGEVDPAFVQAAEHRPKLKPVEVADEIPVIDLSDFLNPHHKNTQQVISDVGSSCEKWGFFQVVNHGVPAELRRKVEAVAKKFFDGPLEEKRKVKRDEVNAMGYYESEHTKNVRDWKEVFDYLVQDPTQIPASHEPDDKELRILTNQWPLFPADFREACEEYAREVEKLAYKLLELISLSLGLPANRLNGYFKDQTSILRLNHYPPCPFPHLALGVGHHKDAGALTILAQDDVGGLEVRRKSDGEWIPVTPTPDAYIINVGDMFQVWSNDKYESVEHRVVVNSTKERFSIPFFFFPSHYTIVKPLEELLNEQSPAKYREYNWGKFFATRNRSDFKKLDVENIQISHFRVL is encoded by the exons ATGGGAGAGGTAGACCCAGCGTTCGTCCAAGCCGCCGAGCACAGGCCGAAGCTCAAACCCGTCGAGGTGGCTGATGAAATCCCCGTCATCGACCTCTCCGACTTCCTCAACCCCCATCACAAAAACACCCAACAAGTTATTTCCGATGTCGGCAGCTCGTGCGAGAAATGGGGATTCTTCCAAGTGGTGAACCACGGGGTTCCGGCGGAGCTGCGTAGAAAAGTGGAGGCGGTGGCGAAGAAATTCTTTGATGGGCCGTTGGAGGAGAAGAGGAAGGTGAAGCGGGACGAGGTGAACGCGATGGGATACTACGAAAGCGAGCACACTAAAAACGTGAGGGACTGGAAGGAGGTTTTTGATTATTTGGTCCAAGATCCGACACAGATTCCGGCGTCGCATGAACCTGATGACAAGGAGTTGAGGATTTTGACCAATCAGTGGCCCCTGTTCCCGGCCGATTTCAG GGAAGCATGTGAGGAGTACGCACGAGAAGTGGAAAAACTGGCTTACAAGTTGCTGGAACTTATTTCCCTGAGTTTAGGCTTACCAGCTAATCGTTTGAATGGCTACTTCAAAGACCAAACCAGCATTCTCCGTCTCAACCACTATCCACCGTGCCCTTTCCCCCACCTAGCTCTTGGTGTTGGCCACCACAAGGATGCCGGTGCCTTAACCATCCTTGCCCAGGATGATGTTGGAGGGTTAGAAGTTAGGCGGAAATCAGACGGAGAGTGGATTCCGGTGACACCTACCCCTGATGCCTATATCATTAATGTTGGTGATATGTTTCAG GTTTGGAGCAATGACAAGTATGAGAGTGTGGAGCACAGGGTGGTGGTCAATTCTACGAAGGAAAGGTTTTCAAttccattcttcttcttcccatcCCACTATACCATTGTGAAGCCTCTGGAGGAGCTACTAAATGAGCAGAGCCCTGCCAAGTACAGGGAATACAACTGGGGAAAGTTTTTCGCCACTAGAAACCGCAGTGATTTCAAGAAGCTCGATGTGGAGAACATCCAAATTTCGCATTTTAGAGTACTATAA
- the LOC132169072 gene encoding uncharacterized protein LOC132169072 — protein MIQSDDTPGTVSARMAHTISKYNPRDVEILLGKWCTPDYQAYCQHMKDIRKQNEIPHYTGSKSLARVAHEEFISSGKTPTRAVTYIKSHTKSDGSRPNPVAAERIARMEELLPNDPAEQVEGPQGTIRWTPDDAYAQAHNNKPEYAGRVRGVSKNILPAPGTSYSYYTPSQTRSQNRGGPMISREEFERAMQSEREKHRHEMDERLTQQSEEITASVTAAVSARVAEQVAAQMATLMAAQMAAYEARIRSLEGSRRMGSDLEVTTTRNPQDAESPARVIVRSSVDSRSDDVRVEAEDDHNDTTDQTPVGQKSLNAAQMIDHDDLCIMMLY, from the exons ATGATTCAGAGCGACGACACTCCTGGGACAGTGTCGGCAAGGATGGCTCACACCATTTCAAAGTACAACCCAAGAGATGTGGAAATATTGTTGGGAAAATGGTGTACTCCCGATTATCAA GCTTATTGCCAGCACATGAAAGACATACGCAAACAGAATGAAATACCGCATTACACAGGCTCGAAGAGCTTAGCAAGAGTCGCACATGAGGAG TTTATTAGTTCAGGCAAGACTCCTACACGAGCGGTCACGTATATCAAGTCCCATACAAAGTCAGATGGTAGCCGTCCAAATCCGGTGGCCGCAGAGAGAATC GCTCGGATGGAAGAGTTATTGCCAAATGACCCTGCGGAGCAGGTAGAAGGGCCCCAAGGCACAATTAGGTGGACACCGGATGATGCTTATGCTCAGGCGCACAACAATAAGCCAGAGTATGCGGGTCGTGTCCGTGGAGTCAGTAAGAATATCTTGCCCGCACCTGGCACTAGctactcatactatacaccgtcccaaaCACGGTCACAGAACCGGGGCGGCCCGATGATATCGCGCGAAGAATTTGAAAGAGCCATGCAATCAGAGAGGGAGAAGCATCGTCACGAAATGGATGAGCGGCTGACGCAGCAGAGTGAGGAAATTACTGCTTCGGTGACTGCGGCGGTGTCTGCACGGGTTGCTGAGCAGGTGGCTGCTCAGATGGCTACTCTGATGGCTGCTCAGATGGCAGCGTATGAGGCCCGGATTCGCAGCCTTGAGGGGTCGAGACGTATGGGCTCCGATTTGGAGGTGACGACTACCCGGAATCCACAAGATGCGGAGTCCCCAGCCCGAGTGATTGTGAGATCCTCAGTTGATAGCAGATCag atgacgtaagagtagaagctgagGACGATCATAATGACACCACAGATCAGACGCCGGTTGGTCAGAAGTCTC TTAATGCGGCGCAGATGATTGATCACGATGATTTGTGTATTATGATGTTGTATTGA
- the LOC132169083 gene encoding uncharacterized protein LOC132169083, translated as MPWRKRARDTNEQDNNGESTGNRTGEASGYENFRNQRIKENMERMQKLGIPDLSQKLKSKTALPKPTPKNPTQRKTQNPLPLPDSPRRSSRLKSLTPVSYSEIRDKKKRNSSENNEIHIREGSEPEIYSEEHDKLLGDCKENWTLFVDGYGEDGKRIYDPVKGKTCHQCRQKTLGQHTHCIKCNLVQGQFCGDCLYMRYGENVIEANQNPNWICPVCRGICNCSLCRQGKGWMPTGSLYRKVLRLGFKSVAHYLIQSRRSQSNLEDSGNETLASPEGSQLSELLDTDKSPDGGLSKSVFHGADLHHGAEISAP; from the exons ATGCCTTGGAGAAAGAGAGCTCGGGACACCAATGAACAGGACAACAATGGAGAATCTACGGGGAATCGGACCGGAGAGGCTTCAGGGTATGAGAATTTCAGGAACCAGAGGATCAAAGAGAACATGGAGAGAATGCAGAAACTGGGGATTCCCGACCTCTCTCAGAAGCTCAAATCCAAAACTGCCCTTCCCAAGCCTACTCCAAAAAACCCTACTCAAAGAAAAACCCAGAACCCATTGCCCCTTCCCGACTCCCCAAGGCGCTCTTCAag GTTGAAGAGTTTGACTCCTGTTAGCTATTCGGAAATCCGTGATAAAAAGAAGAGGAACTCCTCGGAGAATAATGAGATTCACATACGGGAAGGTTCTGAGCCAGAAATTTACTCAGAAGAACATGATAAGCTTCTGGGAGATTGTAAGGAAAATTGGACACTGTTTGTGGATGGATATGGCGAGGATGGGAAGCGCATATATGATCCGGTCAAGGGAAAAACATGCCATCAATGCAG ACAGAAAACGCTTGGTCAGCATACCCATTGCATCAAATGCAACTTGGTCCAAGGGCAGTTTTGTGGGGATTGCTTATACATgag ATATGGAGAGAATGTGATAGAAGCCAATCAAAATCCCAATTGGATTTGCCCTGTTTGTCGAGGAATTTGCAACTGCAGTCTTTGCCGTCAGGGAAAAGGGTGGATGCCCACTGGTTCCCTCTACAGGAAG GTTTTAAGACTGGGCTTCAAGTCTGTGGCACACTATCTCATTCAGAGCCGTCGCTCTCAAAGCAACTTGGAAGACTCAGGTAATGAAACATTGGCTTCTCCAGAGGGATCGCAGCTTTCTGAACTTCTTGACACAGACAAGAGCCCTGATGGAGGACTCTCAAA ATCTGTGTTTCATGGTGCAGATTTGCACCATGGTGCAGAGATCTCTGCACCATGA
- the LOC132167677 gene encoding uncharacterized protein LOC132167677 isoform X1, producing MPWRKRARDTNEQDNNGESTGNPTGEASGYENFRNQRIKENMERMQKLGIPDLSQKLKSKTAPPKPTPKNPTQRKTQNPLPLPDSPRRSSRLKSLTPVSYSEIRDKKKRNSSENNEIHIREGSEPEIYSEEHDKLLGDCKENWTLFVDGYGEDGKRIYDPVKGKTCHQCRQKTLGQHTHCIKCNLVQGQFCGDCLYMRYGENVIEANQNPNWICPVCRGICNCSLCRQGKGWMPTGSLYRKVLRLGFKSVAHYLIQSRRSQTNLEDSGNETLASPEGSQLSELLDTDKSPDGGLSKPQPEDYIFDNCDKDDGVDENDELKKKQEGISD from the exons ATGCCTTGGAGAAAGAGAGCTCGGGACACCAATGAACAGGACAACAATGGAGAATCTACGGGGAATCCGACCGGAGAGGCTTCAGGGTATGAGAATTTCAGGAACCAGAGGATCAAAGAGAACATGGAGAGAATGCAGAAACTGGGGATTCCCGACCTCTCTCAGAAGCTCAAATCCAAAACTGCCCCTCCCAAGCCTACTCCAAAAAACCCTACTCAAAGAAAAACCCAGAACCCATTGCCCCTTCCCGACTCCCCAAGGCGCTCTTCAag GTTGAAGAGTTTGACTCCTGTTAGCTATTCGGAAATCCGTGATAAAAAGAAGAGGAACTCCTCGGAGAATAATGAGATTCACATACGGGAAGGTTCTGAGCCAGAAATTTACTCAGAAGAACATGATAAGCTTCTGGGAGATTGTAAGGAAAATTGGACATTGTTTGTGGATGGATATGGCGAGGATGGGAAGCGCATATATGATCCGGTCAAGGGAAAAACATGCCATCAATGCAG ACAGAAAACGCTTGGTCAGCATACCCATTGCATCAAATGCAACTTGGTCCAAGGGCAGTTTTGTGGGGATTGCTTATACATgag ATATGGAGAGAATGTGATAGAAGCCAATCAAAATCCCAATTGGATTTGCCCTGTTTGTCGAGGAATTTGCAACTGCAGTCTTTGCCGTCAGGGAAAAGGGTGGATGCCCACTGGTTCCCTCTACAGGAAG GTTTTAAGACTGGGCTTCAAGTCTGTGGCACACTATCTCATTCAGAGCCGTCGCTCTCAAACCAACTTGGAAGACTCAGGTAATGAAACATTGGCTTCTCCAGAGGGATCGCAGCTTTCTGAACTTCTTGACACAGACAAGAGCCCTGATGGAGGACTCTCAAAGCCTCAACCTGAAGATTATATATTTGACAATTGTGACAAAGATGATGGTGTTGATGAAAATGATGAGTTGAAGAAAAAGCAAGAGGGCATCTCTGATTGA
- the LOC132167677 gene encoding uncharacterized protein LOC132167677 isoform X2 yields MPWRKRARDTNEQDNNGESTGNPTGEASGYENFRNQRIKENMERMQKLGIPDLSQKLKSKTAPPKPTPKNPTQRKTQNPLPLPDSPRRSSRLKSLTPVSYSEIRDKKKRNSSENNEIHIREGSEPEIYSEEHDKLLGDCKENWTLFVDGYGEDGKRIYDPVKGKTCHQCRQKTLGQHTHCIKCNLVQGQFCGDCLYMRYGENVIEANQNPNWICPVCRGICNCSLCRQGKGWMPTGSLYRKVSTIKPVYVHECFKTGLQVCGTLSHSEPSLSNQLGRLR; encoded by the exons ATGCCTTGGAGAAAGAGAGCTCGGGACACCAATGAACAGGACAACAATGGAGAATCTACGGGGAATCCGACCGGAGAGGCTTCAGGGTATGAGAATTTCAGGAACCAGAGGATCAAAGAGAACATGGAGAGAATGCAGAAACTGGGGATTCCCGACCTCTCTCAGAAGCTCAAATCCAAAACTGCCCCTCCCAAGCCTACTCCAAAAAACCCTACTCAAAGAAAAACCCAGAACCCATTGCCCCTTCCCGACTCCCCAAGGCGCTCTTCAag GTTGAAGAGTTTGACTCCTGTTAGCTATTCGGAAATCCGTGATAAAAAGAAGAGGAACTCCTCGGAGAATAATGAGATTCACATACGGGAAGGTTCTGAGCCAGAAATTTACTCAGAAGAACATGATAAGCTTCTGGGAGATTGTAAGGAAAATTGGACATTGTTTGTGGATGGATATGGCGAGGATGGGAAGCGCATATATGATCCGGTCAAGGGAAAAACATGCCATCAATGCAG ACAGAAAACGCTTGGTCAGCATACCCATTGCATCAAATGCAACTTGGTCCAAGGGCAGTTTTGTGGGGATTGCTTATACATgag ATATGGAGAGAATGTGATAGAAGCCAATCAAAATCCCAATTGGATTTGCCCTGTTTGTCGAGGAATTTGCAACTGCAGTCTTTGCCGTCAGGGAAAAGGGTGGATGCCCACTGGTTCCCTCTACAGGAAGGTTAGCACCATCAAGCCTGTATATGTGCATGAGT GTTTTAAGACTGGGCTTCAAGTCTGTGGCACACTATCTCATTCAGAGCCGTCGCTCTCAAACCAACTTGGAAGACTCAGGTAA
- the LOC132191306 gene encoding germin-like protein subfamily 1 member 7: MMKGVPKMLLVSVALLAWACSLASAYDPSPLQDFCVAINDTSSDHAVFVNGKFCKDPKLATANDFFFSGLDTPRDTSNPLGSNVTLLNVDKILGLNTLGISLARIDFAPYGLNPPHIHPRGTEILVVLEGTLLVGFVTSNPDNRFFSKVLYAGDVFVFPIGLIHFQFNVGKTNAVAFAGLSSQNPGLITIANAVFGSNPPINPDVLAKAFQLDRNVVNYLQKKF, encoded by the exons ATGATGAAAGGCGTTCCTAAGATGTTGCTTGTAAGTGTGGCCTTGTTGGCTTGGGCATGCTCCCTTGCCTCTGCCTATGACCCCAGTCCTCTCCAAGACTTCTGTGTTGCCATTAACGATACTTCTTCTGATCATGCTG TATTTGTTAACGGAAAGTTTTGCAAGGACCCCAAGCTTGCCACTGCCAATGATTTCTTCTTCTCAGGGCTAGACACTCCCAGAGACACCTCAAATCCACTCGGATCGAATGTCACTCTCCTCAATGTCGACAAGATACTAGGCCTCAATACTTTAGGCATATCCTTGGCTCGCATTGACTTTGCACCATACGGCCTAAATCCTCCCCACATTCACCCTCGTGGAACCGAGATTCTTGTAGTTCTAGAGGGTACTCTATTAGTTGGCTTTGTCACATCCAACCCAGATAACCGCTTCTTCTCCAAAGTTCTATATGCAGGAGACGTCTTTGTTTTCCCAATTGGTCTCATTCACTTCCAGTTTAATGTAGGAAAAACTAATGCTGTTGCCTTTGCCGGTCTCAGCAGCCAAAATCCTGGGCTCATCACCATAGCAAATGCAGTCTTTGGATCTAATCCTCCCATCAATCCTGATGTTCTCGCAAAGGCCTTCCAACTCGATAGGAATGTGGTCAATTATCTTCAGAAAAAATTCTAG
- the LOC132183250 gene encoding protein DMR6-LIKE OXYGENASE 2-like, giving the protein MGEVDPAFIQDPEHRPKIAFTEAQGIPLIDLSPISPQSSDKVSAVDEGVVREIGDACKEWGFFQVINHGVPLEKRQRIEDASRKFFAQSLEEKRKVRRNDKEVLGYYDTEHTKNVRDWKEVFDFTIEEPTIIPASHEPDDKEVTEWTNQWPDYPTELREACQEYAQEMVKLAYKLMELVALSLGLPGDKFHGFFKDQTSFIRLNHYPPCPAPHLALGVGRHKDGGGLTILAQDDVGGLEVKRKTDGEWIRVNPTPDAYIINVGDIIQVWSNDKYESVDHRVMVNSKRERFSIPFFFNPAHYTLVKPLEELTNEQNPAKYREYSWGKFITNRKRSNFQKLNVENIQIYHFRI; this is encoded by the exons ATGGGAGAGGTTGATCCAGCTTTCATCCAAGACCCTGAACACAGGCCCAAAATCGCCTTCACCGAAGCTCAAGGCATCCCATTGATCGATCTTTCTCCTATCTCCCCACAATCCTCCGACAAAGTTTCTGCCGTCGACGAGGGCGTTGTTAGAGAGATAGGGGATGCATGCAAGGAGTGGGGTTTCTTCCAGGTGATCAACCATGGGGTGCCTTTGGAGAAGCGCCAGAGGATCGAGGATGCGTCGAGGAAGTTCTTTGCGCAGAGCCTGGAGGAGAAGAGGAAGGTTAGAAGGAACGACAAGGAGGTGTTGGGTTACTATGACACCGAGCACACCAAGAATGTCAGGGACTGGAAGGAGGTGTTTGATTTTACAATAGAGGAACCCACCATAATCCCGGCTTCTCATGAGCCTGATGACAAGGAAGTGACAGAGTGGACTAATCAGTGGCCTGATTACCCAACTGAGTTAAG GGAGGCATGCCAGGAATATGCTCAAGAGATGGTAAAACTAGCTTACAAGTTAATGGAACTGGTGGCTCTGAGCCTGGGCTTGCCAGGAGATAAGTTCCATGGCTTCTTCAAAGACCAAACAAGCTTTATCCGCCTGAATCACTATCCACCTTGCCCTGCCCCTCACTTGGCGCTTGGCGTTGGTCGACACAAGGATGGCGGTGGCTTAACCATCCTTGCTCAAGATGATGTTGGAGGATTAGAAGTCAAGCGGAAAACTGATGGAGAGTGGATTCGGGTCAACCCTACCCCGGATGCTTATATCATCAATGTTGGTGACATCATTCAG GTTTGGAGCAATGACAAGTATGAGAGCGTGGATCATAGGGTGATGGTGAACTCAAAGAGGGAAAGGTTCTCCATTCCATTTTTCTTCAACCCGGCACACTACACCTTGGTTAAGCCCTTGGAGGAGCTGACAAATGAGCAAAACCCTGCTAAATACAGAGAATACAGCTGGGGAAAGTTTATAACCAACAGAAAGCGCAGTAATTTCCAGAAGCTCAATGTTGAAAATATCCAAATCTATCATTTCAGGATCTAA
- the LOC132163868 gene encoding germin-like protein subfamily 1 member 7: protein MMKGVPKMLLVSVALLAWACSLASAYDPSPLQDFCVAINDTSSDHAVFVNGKFCKDPKLATANDFFFSGLDTPRDTSNPLGSNVTLLNVDKILGLNTLGISLARIDFAPYGLNPPHIHPRGTEILVVLEGTLLVGFVTSNPDNRFFSKVLYAGDVFVFPIGLIHFQFNVGKTNAVAFAGLSSQNPGLITIANAVFGSNPPINPDVLAKAFQLDRNVVNYLQKKF from the exons ATGATGAAAGGCGTTCCTAAGATGTTGCTTGTAAGTGTGGCCTTGTTGGCTTGGGCATGCTCCCTTGCCTCTGCCTATGACCCCAGTCCTCTCCAAGACTTCTGTGTTGCCATTAACGATACTTCTTCTGATCATGCTG TATTTGTTAACGGAAAGTTTTGCAAGGACCCCAAGCTTGCCACTGCCAATGATTTCTTCTTCTCAGGGCTAGACACTCCCAGAGACACCTCAAATCCACTCGGATCGAATGTCACTCTCCTCAATGTCGACAAGATACTAGGCCTCAATACTTTAGGCATATCCTTGGCTCGCATTGACTTTGCACCATACGGCCTAAATCCTCCCCACATTCACCCTCGTGGAACCGAGATTCTTGTAGTTCTAGAGGGTACTCTATTAGTTGGCTTTGTCACATCCAACCCAGATAACCGCTTCTTCTCCAAAGTTCTATATGCAGGAGACGTTTTTGTTTTCCCAATTGGTCTTATTCACTTCCAGTTTAATGTAGGAAAAACTAATGCCGTTGCCTTTGCCGGTCTCAGCAGCCAGAATCCTGGGCTCATCACCATAGCAAATGCAGTCTTTGGATCTAATCCTCCCATCAATCCTGATGTTCTCGCAAAGGCCTTCCAACTCGATAGGAATGTGGTCAATTATCTTCAGAAAAAATTCTAG